A portion of the Melanotaenia boesemani isolate fMelBoe1 chromosome 2, fMelBoe1.pri, whole genome shotgun sequence genome contains these proteins:
- the LOC121634536 gene encoding choline transporter-like protein 2 — protein MLMPSKPINRRCFPSLDMKGGVITVGNSSKFDDGIRNIRNAKDLVDGVKNATVVIETRQVVMKIFEDYTQSWYWIIIGMVIAILTSLLFIVLLRFLAGIMIWVMIAMVILVIGYGIFHCYMDLKANQALM, from the exons ATGCTGATGCCCAGCAAGCCCA TCAATCGTAGGTGCTTCCCAAGTTTGGACATGAAAGGTGGTGTGATAACTGTAGGAAACAGCTCTAAGTTTGACGATGGAATCAGAAACATCAGAAACGCCAAGGATCTTGTGGATGGAGTAAA GAACGCCACTGTGGTTATTGAGACTCGTCAGGTGGTGATGAAAATCTTTGAGGATTACACACAGTCCTGGTACTGGATCATCAT AGGGATGGTTATTGCCATACTCACCAGTCTGCTATTCATCGTCCTCCTGCGCTTCCTGGCCGGCATCATGATCTGGGTCATGATTGCCATGGTGATACTGGTGATTGGATACG GTATTTTCCACTGCTACATGGACTTGAAGGCGAACCAGGCGCTAATGTGA